Within Thermoanaerobaculia bacterium, the genomic segment GAAGGACGTGCAGGTGGAGGGGCTCGATTCGGTTCCGACGCCCGACCCCGAGTCGCTCCGCCCGGGGCGGTAGCCGTTGACGGCCGGCCGTTCCGATCGACCGGCCGCTCGCTCCCTCCTCGCGCGCCGCGGCGGCGCGGCGGCGATCGCCGCCGCGGCGGCGGCGGCGATCGCGTTCATGCTCCGCGCCCGCGTTCCCGCCGTCGAAGCGTGGCGGGTCGCCCGGACGACCGTGAGCCCGGTCGCGGTTGGCCGGGGCACGATTCTCCCTCCGGCGGCCGTCACCGTCTTTCCGCGCGTCATCGGACGCGTGGCGCGAGTCCTCGTGACCCCGGGCGGGACGGTGCGCTCCGGAGATCCGTTGATCGAGCTGGATGGTGCGGCGTACACGGGGCAGGTCG encodes:
- a CDS encoding biotin/lipoyl-binding protein, encoding MTAGRSDRPAARSLLARRGGAAAIAAAAAAAIAFMLRARVPAVEAWRVARTTVSPVAVGRGTILPPAAVTVFPRVIGRVARVLVTPGGTVRSGDPLIELDGAAYTGQV